A window from Trinickia violacea encodes these proteins:
- a CDS encoding GMC oxidoreductase, with amino-acid sequence MTIGIFQRYLNAAPPWLLCIFRARLINITMNTEVEVLVIGSGFGGSVAAKRIAEAGRDVLMLERGPWRDTVPNRSMGIKDLVSLPQGAKAFTHGIRSVSSRLFKRDMVLNKKGFIEAYFGDGISVVCSSNVGGGSHVYAGFLDKPLAPNYWDNHHPEISQAGMERYYNEILEALDARALTPQDLVPNRIEEANYHGLLTCLGNPPVAMLFPKRPGFPSKVVDRNGIERWECDMKNNSFLGSPSGAKTTLDFSFIRPAMQRGLIVRDMCEALSIRRLAQQGHGEMRYEVRYRDHRSGKEESVQAEHVILAAGGLGTVRLLLKSRDVEKGLAGMPRLGLEFGGNGDFFGVWKENSKSDLSKGMPIASPFRLKDSKNKRVIVLRASIQGLDDVPAPSFIKRWLRKQSVIIAFGGDNNNGTMEIKRGRLKIKYKSKDNDIYGEIDDELKNIQTITKTKVYAPRNPVTVHPIGGACLGTSNADGVVGANGEVFDNPGLYVADASALPMSPGGAPSLTIAAWSANVADRLIAELENRGAPSEDRRTVLKAT; translated from the coding sequence ATGACGATTGGCATTTTCCAGAGATACCTGAACGCCGCGCCGCCATGGCTTTTATGCATATTCAGAGCTAGATTAATAAATATCACCATGAATACTGAAGTGGAAGTTTTGGTAATAGGAAGCGGCTTTGGTGGATCTGTCGCCGCAAAACGAATTGCCGAAGCAGGTCGCGATGTTCTCATGCTTGAGCGCGGCCCCTGGAGGGACACCGTTCCCAACCGGTCGATGGGAATTAAGGATCTGGTGTCTCTACCGCAGGGCGCCAAAGCCTTCACCCATGGCATACGATCCGTTAGTTCCCGTTTATTCAAACGGGATATGGTTCTGAATAAGAAAGGGTTCATCGAAGCTTATTTCGGCGATGGCATCAGCGTTGTTTGCTCGTCTAATGTGGGCGGTGGTAGCCATGTTTACGCGGGCTTCCTTGATAAACCGCTGGCTCCAAACTACTGGGATAACCATCACCCAGAAATCTCGCAGGCCGGCATGGAGCGCTATTACAACGAGATACTTGAAGCCCTTGATGCTCGCGCTCTCACACCACAGGACCTAGTGCCCAACCGGATAGAGGAGGCAAACTATCACGGCCTGTTAACATGCCTGGGCAACCCACCGGTCGCAATGCTTTTTCCAAAAAGGCCAGGATTTCCTTCCAAGGTTGTAGATAGGAATGGAATCGAGCGGTGGGAATGTGACATGAAGAACAATAGCTTCTTGGGCTCTCCTTCAGGCGCAAAGACCACTTTGGATTTCTCGTTCATCCGGCCGGCCATGCAACGGGGCCTGATCGTCAGAGATATGTGCGAAGCCTTATCAATACGCCGATTGGCGCAACAAGGTCATGGCGAAATGCGCTATGAGGTCCGCTACCGCGATCATCGAAGCGGGAAAGAAGAAAGCGTCCAAGCGGAGCATGTCATTCTGGCCGCGGGCGGCTTGGGCACCGTTCGGCTACTGCTCAAGAGCCGTGACGTCGAAAAGGGCTTGGCAGGGATGCCAAGGCTCGGCCTCGAATTCGGGGGGAATGGCGATTTCTTCGGAGTCTGGAAGGAAAATAGCAAATCAGATCTTTCAAAAGGCATGCCTATAGCCTCACCGTTCAGGCTCAAGGACTCGAAGAACAAGCGCGTCATTGTCCTGCGCGCGAGCATTCAAGGCCTGGATGATGTACCGGCACCTTCCTTTATCAAGCGTTGGCTACGGAAGCAATCCGTCATTATCGCTTTTGGTGGAGACAATAATAACGGAACCATGGAAATTAAACGTGGCAGATTAAAGATAAAATACAAGTCAAAAGACAACGATATCTATGGTGAGATTGATGATGAACTGAAGAACATCCAAACCATCACCAAGACAAAGGTTTACGCGCCTCGGAATCCCGTCACGGTACATCCCATTGGAGGTGCCTGCCTGGGCACCTCCAATGCAGACGGCGTGGTAGGTGCTAATGGAGAGGTATTCGATAATCCTGGATTGTACGTCGCCGATGCCTCGGCTCTTCCGATGTCCCCCGGAGGGGCCCCCAGTCTGACCATAGCTGCATGGTCCGCCAACGTCGCAGACCGATTGATCGCAGAATTGGAAAATCGCGGCGCACCAAGCGAGGATCGGCGGACGGTGCTGAAGGCTACCTGA
- a CDS encoding transporter substrate-binding domain-containing protein has protein sequence MKIRKAILFATLSVSAACASFSACAEDLLDAVKARGTLMIGMEGTYPPFDYRDSQGILQGFDVDVARALAAKLGVKPDFYTGEWSGLIGGLQAGKFDVVVNQVTITQQRRQSLDFSPPYAYSAVQVLERKDDKNEYQGLDELKGKRVAVTLGSNFADLAKSVPGIIVQTYPGMSEALSDLVGGRADAYLNDRLFVPYLIKTSNVPIRGGGLLKNTSDEIGIPFRKGNPKFSAAVNEALTSMRNDGTLAAISKKWFGVDVSHPVGN, from the coding sequence GTGAAGATCCGGAAAGCAATTCTTTTTGCAACCCTCTCGGTATCAGCGGCGTGCGCGTCTTTCAGTGCTTGTGCGGAAGACCTGCTCGACGCGGTCAAGGCTCGAGGCACGTTGATGATCGGTATGGAGGGAACGTATCCCCCGTTCGATTATCGCGATTCGCAGGGGATATTGCAGGGCTTTGACGTCGATGTCGCTAGGGCGCTGGCCGCAAAGCTGGGCGTCAAGCCGGACTTCTATACCGGGGAATGGTCGGGGCTGATCGGCGGCCTGCAGGCCGGGAAATTCGACGTGGTGGTGAATCAAGTGACCATCACGCAGCAGCGACGTCAATCTCTGGATTTCAGTCCTCCGTACGCTTACTCGGCAGTCCAAGTCCTGGAGAGAAAGGACGACAAAAACGAGTATCAAGGTCTTGACGAACTGAAGGGTAAGCGCGTTGCAGTCACGCTTGGTTCGAACTTCGCGGACCTCGCCAAGTCGGTTCCCGGCATCATCGTGCAGACCTACCCCGGAATGTCGGAAGCGCTCAGCGACCTCGTAGGTGGTAGAGCCGACGCGTATCTGAATGACCGGTTGTTCGTGCCTTATCTCATCAAAACCTCAAACGTGCCCATTCGTGGGGGCGGCCTCTTGAAGAACACCAGCGATGAAATCGGTATTCCATTTCGAAAGGGAAATCCGAAGTTCTCGGCTGCGGTGAACGAAGCGCTGACTTCCATGCGGAACGACGGCACGCTCGCCGCGATCTCGAAGAAGTGGTTCGGCGTGGATGTCAGCCATCCGGTCGGTAATTAA
- a CDS encoding HpcH/HpaI aldolase/citrate lyase family protein yields the protein MAIARTYLFVPGDRPDRFDKAWSSRADEIIVDLEDAVPADRKAVARESIRTWLRPDRRVWVRCNAVDTPWFAEDLQLLHDEGLAGVFVPKAEHLPSELLRVAETRGIGLIPIIETAQGYESIRSLASAAGVVRLAFGSLDFQVDLGIEGDDDALLYFRSELVLASRLASLPSPIDGITPSIDDTERLRSDTLRARRLGLGAKLCIHPHQVPVIHEVFAPTSEERSWALRILEVMNSSAGGAVSLDGKMVDRPVWLRALKISEAPSATECQRL from the coding sequence ATGGCAATTGCACGCACCTACCTCTTCGTGCCCGGTGACCGGCCTGATCGCTTCGACAAAGCGTGGTCAAGTCGGGCTGACGAGATTATTGTGGACCTCGAAGACGCGGTCCCGGCCGATCGCAAGGCTGTCGCCCGGGAGTCTATCCGCACATGGTTGCGTCCGGACCGACGTGTCTGGGTCCGTTGCAATGCCGTGGATACGCCTTGGTTCGCCGAGGATCTGCAGCTGCTGCACGACGAAGGGCTCGCAGGTGTCTTCGTGCCCAAAGCGGAACACCTGCCATCTGAGTTGCTACGCGTCGCCGAGACGCGCGGGATCGGCCTGATTCCGATCATCGAAACGGCGCAAGGTTACGAATCGATCCGGTCGCTAGCGTCGGCGGCCGGCGTCGTTCGGCTTGCGTTCGGAAGTCTCGACTTTCAGGTCGATCTGGGAATTGAAGGTGATGACGATGCGTTGCTCTACTTCAGGTCGGAACTCGTTCTGGCGTCTCGGCTCGCAAGCCTGCCGTCGCCAATCGACGGGATCACGCCGAGCATCGACGACACCGAGCGACTTCGAAGCGATACCCTGAGAGCACGGCGATTGGGATTGGGAGCGAAACTGTGCATCCATCCTCATCAGGTACCCGTCATTCACGAGGTGTTTGCACCCACGTCTGAAGAGCGATCCTGGGCGCTGCGCATTCTTGAAGTGATGAATTCCTCCGCGGGTGGGGCTGTTTCCCTGGACGGCAAGATGGTCGATCGTCCCGTCTGGCTGCGAGCACTCAAGATTAGCGAAGCACCGTCGGCAACGGAATGTCAGAGACTTTGA
- a CDS encoding LysR family transcriptional regulator has product MLPDIDSLALFVRAAELHSLTKAAEASYIGLAAASRRIALLEHRFKTPLLERSPRGVELTPAGTTLLMHAKLLLTQMNQMQADMSDHAAGRRGVLRLMANTSAMTEYLPGDLADFSRKNPDIRLVIEERWSPEIVKAVLSAEADMGIIVEGLRVEDLAFFPYRNDRLAVVIPADHELAKRQELHFVDVLDHDIVALESGASMMRLLAEQAVVAEKTLQLRIQVRSFEAVCRMVQSGLGIGLLPFQAANAIGTGMGLVVRPLPEDWAERNMLICVRKDRTGNSAIASLLESLTTASGTT; this is encoded by the coding sequence ATGCTTCCTGACATCGATTCGCTCGCCCTGTTCGTCCGGGCTGCCGAGTTGCACAGCCTCACCAAGGCTGCAGAGGCCTCTTACATCGGTCTGGCCGCCGCTAGCCGGCGCATTGCCCTTCTGGAGCATCGCTTCAAAACACCGCTCCTGGAACGTTCTCCGAGAGGCGTGGAGCTGACGCCAGCCGGTACGACCCTGCTTATGCACGCAAAACTCCTGCTCACGCAGATGAACCAGATGCAAGCGGATATGAGCGATCACGCGGCTGGCCGGCGTGGCGTGCTGCGGTTGATGGCGAACACATCAGCGATGACTGAGTACCTACCGGGCGATTTGGCTGATTTTTCGCGGAAAAATCCGGATATTCGCTTGGTCATCGAGGAGCGGTGGAGCCCCGAGATTGTCAAGGCAGTTCTGTCTGCCGAAGCGGATATGGGAATCATCGTTGAAGGTCTACGCGTGGAAGACCTGGCGTTCTTTCCATATCGCAATGACCGGTTGGCGGTCGTCATCCCCGCTGACCACGAACTTGCTAAGCGGCAAGAACTTCACTTCGTCGACGTCCTGGATCACGACATTGTCGCTCTGGAAAGTGGTGCGTCGATGATGCGATTGCTCGCGGAGCAAGCGGTCGTGGCCGAGAAAACTCTGCAGCTGCGCATACAGGTTCGCAGCTTTGAGGCAGTCTGCCGTATGGTTCAGTCCGGCCTCGGTATCGGCCTCCTGCCGTTCCAGGCCGCCAATGCAATTGGCACAGGCATGGGGTTGGTCGTAAGGCCTTTGCCCGAGGACTGGGCTGAAAGAAACATGTTAATTTGCGTGCGCAAAGACCGAACTGGCAATAGCGCGATTGCCAGTTTGCTTGAATCTCTCACCACTGCATCGGGAACTACCTAG
- a CDS encoding amino acid ABC transporter permease has product MDRFDLVVNSAPVLLMGALLTVKFAVAAMAFGLVVGALTAVLRISGNRGLDRVAQAYVSVMRGTPLLVQMFVVYYGLPDVGISLSPTTAGILTLTLNAGAYLSESMRGAILGIARGQWSASHSLGLTYFQTLRYVVGPQALRLAVPSMGNTLISLIKDTSLVSVITVTELLRSAQEVIATTFQPLPLYLAAAALYWVLSSLLAVVQNRLEGRLALQSRH; this is encoded by the coding sequence ATGGATCGATTCGATTTGGTGGTCAATTCGGCCCCGGTGTTATTGATGGGTGCGCTGTTGACCGTGAAGTTCGCGGTCGCAGCGATGGCCTTCGGGCTCGTGGTCGGTGCGCTCACCGCAGTGTTGAGAATCAGCGGCAATCGCGGTTTGGATCGAGTTGCGCAAGCTTACGTGAGTGTCATGCGCGGCACGCCGCTTTTGGTGCAGATGTTCGTCGTGTACTACGGATTGCCCGATGTCGGGATCTCGCTGTCGCCAACGACAGCGGGGATTCTGACGCTGACGTTGAATGCCGGGGCTTATCTTTCCGAGAGCATGCGTGGCGCGATTCTCGGCATCGCGCGAGGCCAATGGAGCGCATCGCACAGCTTGGGGCTGACCTATTTCCAAACCTTGCGATACGTCGTTGGACCACAGGCGCTGCGCCTTGCGGTGCCGTCCATGGGCAACACGCTCATCAGTCTGATCAAGGATACATCGCTGGTTTCCGTGATTACGGTGACGGAGTTGCTTCGTTCCGCGCAGGAGGTGATTGCAACGACATTTCAGCCGTTGCCGTTGTATCTCGCGGCGGCAGCGCTGTATTGGGTGCTGAGCTCGCTGTTGGCGGTTGTTCAGAATCGCTTGGAAGGGCGGCTTGCTTTGCAGAGCCGTCACTAG
- a CDS encoding flavin reductase has protein sequence MNSQPAETGQVTAEFKRAMRRLASTVTIISTADVYGHRYGMTATAVNSLSMDPPSLLICVNHSASIHAPLTGRGRFCVNVLTTEQEDLVDAFSGKVKGDARFQVGEWHNEDSGMPYLEGAQSNLFCDIDSVIPFGTHSVVIGRVTAVRVEEGIRPLIFANGKLGATGSLTGHVRIASNLSTLTQFLPSDLESFLKKHPLIDVHLDEKISTAVVTAVEENAYDLGFVVEGPKTNRLETIPYRDDRLVLAVPAAHPLACKTSVKFAGTLDYDYVGLHTGSQINLQIQRAAAELDQAWRCRMQVHTYDALSAMVQAGLGIGMIPLRMAELYAKAMNIKVIELDETWAHRRHAIVIRSYESLQTAGKRLIDHLSRGSH, from the coding sequence ATGAACAGCCAGCCCGCTGAAACAGGTCAAGTTACCGCCGAGTTCAAAAGGGCGATGCGCCGCCTTGCTTCGACGGTCACCATCATCAGTACCGCCGACGTCTACGGGCATCGGTACGGCATGACCGCAACCGCCGTCAACTCGCTGTCGATGGATCCGCCCTCGCTTCTTATCTGTGTCAACCACAGCGCGAGCATCCATGCCCCGTTGACGGGAAGAGGCCGCTTCTGCGTAAACGTCCTGACGACCGAACAGGAGGATCTCGTCGATGCGTTCAGCGGAAAGGTCAAGGGCGATGCTCGTTTCCAGGTCGGCGAATGGCATAACGAAGATAGCGGTATGCCTTATCTGGAAGGTGCGCAAAGCAACCTGTTCTGCGACATCGACAGCGTGATTCCCTTCGGCACGCATTCGGTCGTGATTGGGCGCGTCACTGCGGTTCGCGTGGAAGAAGGCATTCGCCCTTTGATCTTCGCGAACGGCAAATTGGGGGCTACCGGGTCCCTTACCGGCCATGTGCGCATCGCGTCGAATTTGTCGACCCTCACGCAGTTCTTGCCGTCAGACCTCGAGTCGTTTCTGAAAAAGCACCCGCTAATCGATGTGCATCTCGATGAAAAAATCAGCACTGCGGTGGTGACGGCCGTTGAGGAGAACGCTTACGACCTGGGCTTTGTCGTCGAAGGACCAAAGACGAATCGACTAGAAACGATTCCCTATAGGGACGACCGTCTCGTGCTCGCGGTTCCAGCCGCTCATCCGTTGGCATGTAAAACGTCCGTCAAGTTTGCCGGTACGCTGGACTACGATTATGTCGGTCTCCATACGGGTAGCCAAATCAACTTGCAGATTCAACGCGCCGCCGCGGAGCTTGACCAGGCGTGGCGCTGCCGCATGCAGGTGCATACCTACGACGCGCTGTCGGCCATGGTTCAAGCCGGCCTCGGCATCGGAATGATTCCACTGAGGATGGCCGAGCTCTACGCAAAGGCGATGAACATCAAGGTGATTGAACTCGATGAGACATGGGCTCACCGCAGGCACGCGATCGTCATTCGCTCCTACGAGAGCCTGCAAACTGCCGGAAAGCGGCTCATTGACCACCTCAGCCGTGGCTCGCACTGA
- the citF gene encoding citrate lyase subunit alpha, producing MDDRMDLPEYIDGYGRVVPHEGICLQQESTVQQRLVGTTRERHHKLLKTIGDAFDACAIHDGATLSFHHHLRNGDQVLNMVLAVAAERGLRDLTVAASSLFPVHAPLVDHIRSGVVRRILTAYMSGPVADAVSRGEMEVPVVMQTHGGRARAIESGELRIDVAFIAAPTCDDFGNLNGVEGRAACGPLGYAMVDAQHACMVVAVTDRLVAYPACPIDIAQDNVDFVVPVASIGDPSGILSGTTKPTTDPVGLGIATAAAEVIEASGLLGNDFSFQTGAGGVSLAVAAQLSAVMTRLGVRGNFASGGVTGQLCDMLEAGLFRSIFDVQCFDLRAVDSYRRDSRHMAMSASLYANPHQRGAVVDRLSTMILGAAEVDTNFNVNVTTGAPGNILGGSGGHADTAAGAKLSIVTTKLLAGGIPKIVERVGCITTPGSTIDVVVTDAGVAVHPTREDLALRLKKFGIDVRPMQELLELAEQRKTAGVQRPREPQQRIVAVVEYRDGTVIDVVRAVP from the coding sequence ATGGATGACCGAATGGACTTACCCGAATACATCGATGGTTATGGGCGAGTAGTACCCCACGAGGGTATATGTTTGCAGCAAGAAAGCACCGTCCAGCAACGTCTCGTCGGAACGACCCGCGAGCGACACCACAAGTTACTGAAGACAATCGGCGACGCGTTCGACGCCTGCGCGATTCATGACGGCGCCACACTTTCCTTCCATCACCATCTACGTAATGGCGATCAGGTCCTCAACATGGTCCTGGCCGTTGCCGCCGAACGCGGGCTGCGCGATCTGACCGTAGCGGCGAGTTCGCTCTTCCCGGTGCATGCGCCGCTCGTGGACCACATTCGAAGCGGAGTCGTCAGGCGCATCCTCACCGCCTATATGTCGGGCCCAGTTGCCGATGCCGTTTCCCGAGGCGAGATGGAGGTCCCCGTCGTGATGCAGACCCACGGTGGTCGAGCCAGGGCCATCGAGTCCGGGGAGTTGAGAATCGACGTGGCGTTTATTGCTGCGCCTACATGTGATGACTTCGGGAACCTCAACGGCGTCGAGGGCCGTGCTGCCTGCGGGCCTCTCGGGTATGCGATGGTCGACGCGCAGCACGCCTGCATGGTTGTCGCCGTGACCGACCGCCTCGTGGCATACCCCGCCTGCCCAATCGATATCGCCCAGGACAACGTGGACTTCGTCGTTCCTGTTGCATCGATCGGGGACCCTTCGGGCATCCTTTCCGGAACGACGAAGCCAACCACGGATCCGGTCGGCCTTGGTATCGCGACCGCTGCCGCTGAGGTCATCGAAGCTTCCGGGTTGTTAGGGAACGACTTTTCGTTCCAAACGGGCGCGGGAGGCGTCTCATTGGCGGTCGCTGCACAACTTTCCGCCGTGATGACCCGGCTTGGTGTCCGGGGCAACTTCGCGTCGGGCGGAGTCACAGGCCAGCTATGCGACATGCTGGAGGCCGGACTCTTCCGCTCGATCTTCGATGTCCAGTGTTTCGATCTCCGTGCGGTGGATTCGTACCGGCGTGACTCGCGGCATATGGCCATGTCGGCGTCTCTCTATGCGAACCCTCACCAGCGAGGCGCTGTCGTTGACCGTCTGTCCACGATGATCCTGGGTGCGGCAGAGGTGGACACGAACTTCAACGTCAACGTTACGACAGGAGCCCCGGGAAACATCCTGGGCGGCTCTGGAGGGCATGCGGATACGGCCGCAGGTGCGAAGTTGTCAATCGTGACAACGAAGCTTCTGGCAGGCGGCATCCCTAAGATCGTAGAGCGTGTGGGATGCATCACTACGCCCGGGTCGACAATCGATGTTGTCGTCACGGACGCGGGCGTGGCAGTTCATCCGACGCGTGAAGATCTGGCTTTGCGCCTGAAGAAATTCGGTATCGATGTGAGACCGATGCAGGAGCTCCTTGAACTCGCCGAACAACGTAAGACTGCGGGGGTTCAGCGGCCTCGCGAACCGCAGCAACGAATCGTCGCGGTCGTCGAGTATCGCGATGGCACCGTTATCGATGTGGTCAGGGCCGTGCCGTAG
- a CDS encoding amino acid permease — protein sequence MSNENQIQAYEQEDLKRDLKNRHIQMIAIGGAIGTGLFYGSSWAIRTAGPAILLMYFIAAIAIYFVMRALGEMAVEEPVSGSYISYSNRYIHRFVGFLNGWNAFIFLLATSAADLNALGNYVHFWFPGVPIWVTALAAVSMMFVINIVGVKFYGEAEFWFALVKVIAIVAMILFGAGMIFFGIGNHGEPIGFHHLVDHGGFFAKGLSGAVLSIVMVAFAFGGVENLGLAAGEAKDVKTTMPKAVNATFWRLLIFYVGAIAVLLTIFPWTSLTTKGSPFVEVFTRIGVPAAAGIMNLVVVTAVLSAVNASVFTNSRTFYNLSLQKNAPAFLSVVNSRKVPSRAVMLVFAAMFVGVILNFIMPERAFELFSSVTVFGLICAWASILISHLNFRKSRVKNGQECKITYKMPFYPYSNYLALAFMAAVMICIAVLPDMRMSLVVSGVWVVVVFIAYKFYTRSETAPAEVVVNS from the coding sequence GTGAGCAACGAGAATCAAATACAGGCGTACGAGCAGGAAGATCTCAAAAGAGACCTGAAAAATCGCCATATCCAGATGATTGCGATCGGCGGCGCGATCGGTACCGGTCTCTTTTACGGGTCTTCGTGGGCTATCAGAACGGCCGGTCCCGCGATATTGCTGATGTATTTCATCGCAGCGATCGCGATTTACTTCGTTATGAGAGCGCTCGGCGAGATGGCTGTCGAGGAGCCCGTGTCGGGCTCCTATATCTCCTACTCGAATCGCTACATCCACCGATTCGTCGGTTTCTTGAACGGATGGAATGCGTTCATTTTTCTGCTTGCTACGAGCGCAGCCGACTTGAATGCCTTGGGAAACTACGTTCACTTCTGGTTTCCCGGGGTCCCGATCTGGGTGACGGCTTTGGCGGCCGTATCGATGATGTTTGTAATTAATATTGTCGGTGTGAAGTTTTACGGTGAAGCCGAATTCTGGTTTGCGCTCGTCAAGGTCATAGCCATCGTGGCGATGATCCTTTTCGGCGCAGGCATGATCTTCTTCGGGATCGGCAACCATGGAGAGCCGATCGGCTTCCATCATCTGGTCGACCATGGCGGCTTCTTTGCGAAGGGTTTGAGCGGAGCAGTCTTGTCCATCGTCATGGTTGCCTTTGCATTCGGTGGAGTTGAAAACCTAGGCTTGGCGGCAGGCGAAGCGAAGGATGTCAAGACCACGATGCCGAAGGCCGTGAACGCTACCTTTTGGCGACTGCTGATTTTCTACGTCGGTGCGATCGCGGTGCTGCTCACGATCTTCCCGTGGACATCGTTGACCACCAAGGGTAGCCCGTTCGTCGAGGTCTTCACGAGAATCGGCGTTCCGGCTGCGGCGGGAATCATGAACTTGGTTGTCGTTACGGCAGTCTTGTCGGCGGTGAACGCGAGTGTCTTCACGAACAGTCGCACTTTCTACAACCTTTCCTTGCAAAAGAACGCTCCGGCGTTCCTAAGCGTGGTCAATAGCCGCAAAGTGCCTTCGCGTGCCGTGATGCTGGTGTTCGCGGCGATGTTCGTGGGTGTGATTCTGAACTTCATCATGCCGGAACGCGCTTTCGAACTGTTCTCTTCGGTGACCGTGTTCGGGCTGATCTGTGCCTGGGCGTCGATCCTGATTAGCCATCTGAACTTCAGGAAGTCGAGGGTCAAGAATGGTCAAGAATGCAAGATCACCTACAAGATGCCCTTCTACCCGTATAGCAACTACCTCGCGCTCGCATTTATGGCTGCCGTGATGATTTGCATCGCCGTGCTGCCGGATATGCGCATGTCTCTAGTTGTTTCGGGTGTGTGGGTCGTTGTCGTGTTCATTGCCTACAAATTCTATACGAGGAGTGAAACCGCACCTGCTGAAGTGGTCGTGAATTCGTAA
- a CDS encoding nucleotide kinase domain-containing protein, translating into MGVDGAKNRRKPILPYPTIGDFLAYQFTTDINYSEITDFSEMDFVVPGPGARDGLRKCFSDSAGLNEAELIRLMADNQEREFERLGVNFQSLWGRRLQLIDSQNLFCEVDKYARVAHPEIAGISGRTRIKQKFTPTGPLNPPWYPPK; encoded by the coding sequence ATGGGCGTTGATGGCGCCAAAAACCGGCGTAAGCCAATCCTGCCATACCCAACCATCGGTGATTTTCTTGCGTACCAGTTTACGACGGACATCAACTACAGCGAGATCACGGATTTCTCGGAGATGGATTTTGTCGTGCCTGGTCCTGGTGCACGGGACGGGCTCCGGAAGTGTTTTTCAGATAGTGCCGGTCTGAATGAGGCTGAACTCATCCGCCTGATGGCTGATAACCAGGAGCGAGAGTTTGAACGCCTCGGTGTGAACTTCCAGTCTTTATGGGGGCGCCGGCTGCAACTCATAGACTCTCAAAACTTGTTCTGTGAAGTGGACAAATATGCGCGAGTCGCGCATCCCGAGATCGCCGGCATATCGGGCCGTACGCGGATCAAGCAGAAATTCACGCCGACTGGACCGTTGAATCCTCCGTGGTATCCACCGAAGTAG
- a CDS encoding amino acid ABC transporter ATP-binding protein — translation MIDIDNVSKWYGQHRVLDSCTTVVQKGEVVVVCGPSGSGKSTLIKTINGLEGFQQGSITVDGVSVGHSKADLTSLRTRVGMVFQHFELFPHMSILQNLTLAQMKVLRRSREEADAKAMMLLDRVGLKSHAHKYPGQMSGGQQQRVAIARALSMDPTAILFDEPTSALDPEMINEVLDVMIELAQEGMTMVCVTHEMGFARKVADRVLFMDAGVIVEDCVKDSFFDTPRSERARDFLAKVLH, via the coding sequence ATGATCGACATCGACAACGTTTCAAAGTGGTACGGCCAACATCGTGTACTGGATAGCTGCACGACGGTCGTTCAGAAAGGCGAGGTAGTGGTCGTCTGTGGACCTTCGGGATCGGGAAAGTCGACACTCATCAAGACCATCAATGGGCTGGAAGGTTTTCAGCAAGGTTCCATAACGGTCGATGGAGTTAGCGTGGGCCACTCGAAAGCGGACCTCACATCGCTGCGCACTCGAGTCGGGATGGTCTTTCAGCATTTCGAGCTGTTCCCACATATGAGCATTCTCCAGAACCTCACGTTGGCGCAGATGAAGGTACTCCGCCGGTCTCGTGAAGAAGCTGACGCGAAGGCGATGATGCTGCTCGATCGGGTGGGGCTCAAATCACATGCGCACAAGTATCCGGGGCAAATGTCGGGCGGGCAGCAGCAGCGTGTCGCTATCGCGCGTGCATTATCGATGGACCCGACGGCGATTCTCTTCGACGAACCGACGTCAGCGCTCGATCCCGAGATGATCAACGAAGTGTTGGACGTAATGATCGAGCTTGCGCAAGAAGGAATGACGATGGTCTGTGTGACGCATGAGATGGGCTTTGCACGCAAGGTCGCGGATCGTGTCCTTTTCATGGATGCGGGCGTTATCGTGGAGGACTGCGTCAAGGACAGCTTTTTCGATACGCCTCGATCGGAGCGCGCACGGGATTTTCTCGCGAAGGTTCTGCATTGA